A single window of Entomoplasma ellychniae DNA harbors:
- a CDS encoding PTS transporter subunit EIIC, which produces MEKSKYYEYALTFFKAIGGISNQTNVYNCMTRLRFKILDKKLVNEEEIKKVSIVKNTNWNGDELQIIIGGDCYKVKDQCNIILNESISLEKAIENFYNQKDDFILEKSELEVKKNNIKFTKKIMPAITAIVFPTIPILIGSGIIGGIQSLLVILHVLQTPAPGGSITDLSLISAIMFVASKVGLELVGVVFLISVVNYLKGDIYLAIFLALGLTSRYLFGNGWDLFTLFGQPITIKSYEGTVLPMIAAGFLLHYINKWVKSWMPTQIDVVFRPAIVFFTCFIIMLFTIGPFFRIIEQFISKFVILTGKIPGGIGTGILAMIWQPLVLTGTHVAVVTAITLPMTTTGEPSPMYTAVQIAVMGQIGASVAVAILAKNQKTKIAVMGGIPGAIFGITEPLIYGINLPKIKPFLFGCIGGLFGGLLAGATGVAQFQRTGTGIMSWMGLGTGVSLYMGIISGFVSLGVALIISLLLFKDRIPEYILVKKINKKTFKKNTNKTLSEVVAVLKTNEVIKKYEDLLQGKIKLDSTIEILEENQNQTKFKIKEKANKLHLKGQKEKVEILRIKYNEYLVNKISILSNKRNALILELEKVQERYNLLIKDLTNKIKNEIKNEDILIKYKEALNSIEAYYSN; this is translated from the coding sequence ATGGAAAAAAGTAAATATTATGAGTATGCCTTAACTTTTTTTAAAGCTATTGGTGGTATTTCAAATCAGACTAATGTTTATAATTGTATGACAAGACTTAGATTTAAAATACTTGACAAAAAGTTAGTAAACGAAGAAGAAATCAAAAAAGTTAGTATTGTAAAAAACACTAATTGAAATGGTGATGAATTACAAATTATTATTGGTGGTGATTGTTATAAAGTTAAAGACCAGTGTAACATTATTTTAAATGAAAGTATATCTTTAGAAAAAGCTATTGAAAATTTTTATAACCAAAAAGATGATTTTATTTTAGAGAAAAGTGAATTAGAAGTTAAAAAAAATAATATTAAATTCACTAAAAAAATAATGCCTGCAATTACAGCGATTGTATTCCCAACAATTCCTATTCTTATAGGTAGCGGAATTATTGGAGGAATTCAATCATTATTAGTTATTTTACATGTTTTGCAAACTCCCGCTCCTGGGGGCAGTATAACAGATTTAAGTTTAATTAGTGCTATTATGTTTGTAGCATCAAAGGTTGGTTTAGAATTAGTTGGAGTGGTGTTTCTTATAAGTGTAGTTAACTATCTTAAAGGTGATATTTATTTAGCAATATTTTTAGCCTTAGGATTAACTTCAAGATATTTATTTGGTAATGGTTGAGATCTATTCACACTTTTTGGACAACCAATAACAATTAAATCTTACGAGGGAACAGTGCTGCCTATGATTGCAGCTGGATTCTTATTACACTATATAAATAAATGAGTAAAATCATGAATGCCAACTCAAATTGATGTTGTATTTAGACCTGCAATTGTTTTTTTTACTTGCTTTATTATAATGTTGTTTACTATTGGGCCATTCTTTAGAATAATAGAACAGTTTATAAGTAAATTTGTTATTTTGACAGGTAAAATACCTGGGGGAATCGGAACGGGTATATTAGCTATGATATGACAACCTCTTGTTCTTACTGGTACACATGTAGCTGTTGTAACTGCTATAACTTTACCCATGACAACCACAGGAGAACCTTCACCAATGTATACAGCGGTTCAAATTGCTGTCATGGGTCAAATAGGAGCTAGTGTTGCAGTTGCTATTTTAGCAAAAAATCAAAAAACTAAAATTGCAGTTATGGGTGGTATTCCAGGTGCTATATTTGGAATTACAGAACCTTTAATTTATGGTATCAATTTACCTAAAATAAAACCTTTTTTATTTGGTTGTATAGGTGGATTATTTGGTGGTCTTTTAGCTGGTGCAACTGGTGTAGCGCAGTTTCAAAGAACAGGAACTGGTATAATGTCATGAATGGGACTTGGAACTGGTGTTAGTTTATACATGGGAATTATTTCAGGATTTGTTTCTTTAGGCGTAGCATTAATTATATCTTTGTTGCTATTTAAAGATAGAATACCAGAATATATTTTAGTTAAAAAAATTAATAAAAAAACTTTCAAAAAAAATACTAACAAAACTCTTTCTGAAGTAGTTGCAGTTTTAAAAACTAATGAAGTTATTAAAAAATATGAAGATTTATTGCAAGGTAAAATAAAACTTGACAGTACTATAGAGATTTTAGAAGAAAATCAGAATCAGACTAAATTTAAAATAAAAGAAAAAGCTAATAAACTACACTTAAAAGGTCAAAAAGAAAAAGTAGAGATATTAAGAATAAAATATAATGAATATTTAGTTAATAAAATATCAATTTTAAGTAATAAAAGAAACGCTCTAATTTTAGAGTTAGAAAAAGTTCAAGAAAGATATAATTTGTTAATTAAAGATTTAACAAACAAAATTAAAAATGAAATTAAAAATGAAGATATTTTAATAAAATATAAAGAAGCTTTAAATTCAATTGAAGCTTACTATTCAAATTAG
- a CDS encoding aldo/keto reductase, producing the protein MKTRTLGKDLIVSEVGLGCMGLSFSQPPFPSKKEAVKFLRQAYEKGVTFFDTAEIYGPFDNEEVVGEAFKDMRDKVVIATKFGFSFDNRKVTGLDSSRDSILRAIEGSLKRLQTDYIDLYYQHRVDPKTPIEQVAEVMKELYEQGKIKHWGLSEASPKTIRRAHAVFSVTALQSEYSMFWREVEKEILPTLEELKIGFVPFSPLGKGFLTGTIKPGHIFGEGDFRNTVPRLNTPEYIEHNFKLVSYVEQLAISKQTTPAAVAIGWLLSQKPWIVPIPGTKKITRVEENISGAMVKFTKEELDNIKKILDSIELLGHRYSQENENHIDK; encoded by the coding sequence ATGAAAACAAGAACATTAGGTAAAGATTTAATTGTATCAGAAGTGGGTCTGGGGTGTATGGGCTTAAGTTTTAGTCAACCACCATTTCCAAGTAAAAAAGAAGCTGTAAAATTTTTAAGGCAAGCTTATGAAAAAGGTGTTACTTTTTTTGATACAGCTGAAATATATGGACCATTTGATAATGAAGAAGTCGTTGGTGAAGCTTTTAAAGATATGCGCGATAAAGTTGTTATTGCTACTAAATTTGGTTTTTCATTTGATAATAGAAAAGTAACTGGTTTAGATAGTAGCAGAGATAGTATTTTAAGAGCAATAGAAGGTTCATTAAAGCGATTACAAACAGATTACATTGATTTATACTATCAACACAGAGTTGATCCTAAGACACCAATTGAACAAGTTGCAGAAGTTATGAAAGAACTTTATGAACAAGGTAAGATTAAGCATTGAGGTTTAAGTGAAGCTTCTCCAAAAACAATAAGAAGAGCTCATGCAGTATTTTCAGTTACTGCATTGCAAAGTGAATATTCAATGTTTTGAAGAGAAGTCGAAAAAGAAATCCTTCCTACTTTAGAAGAATTGAAAATCGGATTTGTTCCATTTTCACCATTAGGTAAAGGTTTTTTAACAGGTACTATTAAACCAGGGCACATTTTTGGAGAAGGTGATTTTAGAAATACTGTTCCAAGACTTAATACACCTGAATATATAGAACATAACTTTAAGTTGGTCAGTTATGTTGAGCAATTAGCTATTAGTAAACAAACAACGCCAGCAGCTGTTGCTATTGGTTGGTTATTATCGCAAAAACCATGAATAGTCCCAATCCCTGGAACTAAAAAAATAACAAGAGTTGAAGAAAATATTTCTGGAGCTATGGTTAAATTTACCAAAGAGGAGTTAGATAATATTAAAAAAATACTAGATAGTATTGAATTGCTTGGCCATAGATATAGTCAAGAAAACGAAAACCATATAGATAAATAA
- a CDS encoding glycoside hydrolase family 1 protein, whose product MKNKFPNNFLWGASTSAYQVEGGWNQDGKGPSIQDVRTNIPEGTTDFKIASDHYNKWKEDVALMAKMGLKSYRFSISWSRIMPLGYGEINKEGLKFYKNLIKELKKYNIEPIITMYHFDLPYGLEKLGGWLNPDIVQYFEKYAETLYTHFGEYVKYWLTINEQNVMILFGEIVGIDLSKSENKTKDLYKINHHMMLAQAKAIIKCHKMVKNGLIGPAPNINPVYANSNDPIDQIAAFNMRHFRNWFYLDTCIFGEYNKNVINYLIKNNAMFQITDEEQKILKEGKPDFIAFNYYASSTAKFTLEEDFESIADQQKIKSLKGLYHQVKNDNLPKTQFGWEIDPLGFRIVLRELWDRYNLPLMITENGIGGSDTLENGVVNDQYRIDYYQLHLAELKKAILLDGVNVIGYNPWSAIDLVSTHEGVKKRYGFIFVDRDEFDLKSLKRYPKKSFFWYKKLITENGENL is encoded by the coding sequence ATGAAAAATAAATTTCCAAATAATTTTTTATGAGGAGCATCAACTAGTGCTTATCAAGTTGAAGGGGGTTGAAATCAAGATGGAAAGGGACCATCAATACAAGATGTTAGAACTAATATCCCTGAAGGCACAACTGACTTTAAAATTGCTTCAGATCATTATAACAAATGAAAAGAAGACGTTGCTTTAATGGCTAAAATGGGGCTTAAATCATATCGATTTTCAATATCATGGTCTAGAATAATGCCTTTAGGGTATGGTGAGATAAACAAAGAAGGCTTAAAGTTTTATAAAAATTTAATTAAAGAATTAAAAAAATACAATATTGAACCAATTATAACAATGTATCATTTTGATTTACCTTATGGTTTAGAAAAACTTGGTGGATGATTAAACCCTGATATAGTACAATACTTTGAAAAGTATGCTGAAACTTTATATACACATTTTGGTGAATATGTTAAATACTGATTAACAATAAATGAACAAAATGTAATGATACTTTTTGGAGAAATAGTAGGTATAGATTTATCTAAATCTGAAAATAAAACAAAGGATTTATATAAAATAAATCATCATATGATGTTAGCTCAAGCAAAAGCAATTATAAAATGTCACAAAATGGTTAAAAATGGTCTTATTGGTCCTGCACCAAATATTAATCCGGTTTATGCAAACTCAAATGATCCAATTGATCAAATCGCTGCATTTAACATGCGACATTTTAGAAATTGATTTTATTTAGATACTTGTATTTTTGGTGAATATAACAAAAATGTTATTAACTATTTAATTAAAAATAATGCAATGTTTCAAATAACAGATGAAGAACAAAAAATTTTAAAAGAAGGTAAACCAGATTTTATTGCCTTTAACTATTATGCTTCTTCAACTGCAAAGTTTACATTAGAAGAAGATTTTGAAAGCATAGCAGATCAACAAAAAATAAAAAGTTTAAAAGGTTTATATCATCAAGTCAAAAATGACAATTTACCTAAAACTCAATTTGGTTGAGAAATTGATCCATTAGGATTTAGAATAGTATTGCGTGAACTTTGAGATAGATACAATCTTCCTTTAATGATTACTGAAAACGGTATTGGAGGGTCTGATACATTAGAAAACGGAGTTGTAAATGATCAATACAGAATTGATTATTATCAATTACACTTAGCTGAATTGAAAAAGGCAATTTTACTAGATGGTGTTAATGTTATTGGATATAACCCTTGAAGTGCTATAGATTTAGTTTCAACACATGAAGGTGTTAAGAAACGATATGGTTTCATCTTTGTTGATAGAGATGAATTCGACCTAAAGTCTTTAAAAAGATACCCAAAAAAAAGTTTTTTTTGATATAAAAAGCTAATCACAGAAAATGGTGAAAACCTTTAA
- the recD2 gene encoding SF1B family DNA helicase RecD2, giving the protein MLKSKTYRGYLIKNGVLNDSGWGTGIFSMEDNEKNQLSIKGIIGSMTKKTLYEITGEFEEHPRYGRSFKVTGFRKAPIHSTKEQINFLSGPSFPGIGKKTAETIVNFFKEDAIVKLSENLDILDQIPDLPKSFIPVIINGIKDNIEKEGQQRLRYIFFENGLKTSILDWMENKFENDNQTIQNNFENNFLSYTYQKNIASFDDLDKVAVWFGLDLNSDERIGYWAWKLTNEILFDKGDSYTDKNVLSRLLIKKLNILQPDLIMKGFLFAKKEGILVFEDNKIYTKESYEEEKVIAEKSLAFCKLKSKPVNQNKLDFEISLIEQEIAYKNNIQDFKFDDIQIQALKTFANNRLLILTGGPGTGKTTLIEAMVKLFYRLNNSNNFAIATPTGRAASRIRETFKNSNATTIHKLLQAKDTNEFQINENNLLKEQLIIIDECSMVDSWLFSNLLKACDNVEKIVFVGDANQLPSVGYGNVFKDMIHSKTITTIFLNQIHRQKNKSEIIDIAYKTLAKKLELSDIIDKTSIFSQLDKTNEDVLHQITEIVKNNWDDLKTKQNFLQIICPMYGGNLGIDEINAEIQYKFNKNINDKTKIFQRGDYRFVVDDKIMFLRNEPDYDLSNGDVGKIVAFQYNAYKRLKAVVCEFNEKEIVIKPSDFIDVKLAYATSVHKTQGSEYQNVVLVLDNNPYNSIFLTNSLIYTAITRTKENLHIFSSSHTLFDAIEKDERLRQTTLVNKLLTMKLFK; this is encoded by the coding sequence ATGCTAAAAAGTAAAACATATCGTGGATATTTAATTAAAAATGGTGTATTAAATGATTCTGGTTGAGGAACTGGAATTTTTAGTATGGAAGATAATGAGAAAAACCAATTAAGTATCAAAGGAATTATTGGTTCTATGACTAAAAAAACTTTATATGAAATAACAGGTGAGTTTGAAGAACACCCAAGATATGGAAGAAGTTTTAAAGTAACTGGTTTTAGAAAAGCACCAATCCATTCTACAAAAGAACAAATTAATTTTTTATCAGGTCCAAGTTTTCCTGGCATTGGAAAAAAAACAGCTGAAACGATAGTTAACTTTTTTAAAGAAGATGCGATTGTTAAATTAAGTGAAAACTTAGATATTTTAGATCAAATTCCTGATTTACCTAAATCTTTTATTCCAGTGATTATTAACGGAATAAAAGACAATATCGAAAAAGAAGGTCAACAAAGATTAAGATACATCTTTTTTGAAAATGGATTAAAAACTTCTATTTTAGATTGAATGGAAAACAAATTTGAAAATGATAATCAAACTATTCAAAATAATTTTGAAAATAATTTTTTGTCATACACTTATCAAAAGAATATAGCGTCATTTGATGACCTAGATAAAGTGGCTGTTTGATTTGGATTAGATTTAAATTCAGATGAAAGAATTGGTTATTGAGCTTGAAAATTAACAAATGAGATATTATTTGATAAAGGTGATTCTTATACTGATAAAAATGTTTTATCAAGACTATTAATTAAAAAGTTAAATATTTTACAACCAGATTTAATTATGAAAGGATTTTTATTTGCTAAAAAAGAAGGTATTTTAGTTTTTGAAGATAATAAAATATACACTAAAGAATCTTATGAAGAAGAGAAAGTAATTGCTGAAAAATCTTTGGCATTTTGTAAATTAAAATCAAAACCAGTTAATCAAAACAAATTAGACTTTGAAATAAGTTTGATAGAACAAGAAATAGCTTATAAAAATAATATTCAAGATTTTAAATTTGATGATATTCAAATTCAAGCTTTAAAAACTTTTGCTAATAATCGTTTATTAATTCTTACTGGTGGACCTGGGACTGGCAAAACAACTTTAATTGAAGCCATGGTTAAATTATTTTATAGACTAAATAATTCAAATAATTTCGCAATAGCAACCCCAACTGGAAGAGCTGCTAGCAGAATTAGAGAAACTTTTAAAAATTCTAACGCCACAACTATTCATAAACTATTGCAAGCAAAAGATACTAATGAGTTTCAAATTAATGAAAATAATCTTTTAAAAGAGCAATTAATAATCATTGATGAGTGTTCAATGGTTGATAGTTGATTATTTTCAAACTTATTAAAAGCTTGTGATAATGTTGAAAAAATAGTTTTTGTAGGGGATGCTAATCAATTACCAAGTGTTGGGTATGGAAATGTATTTAAAGATATGATCCATAGTAAAACAATTACAACAATATTTTTAAATCAAATACATAGACAAAAAAACAAAAGCGAGATTATAGATATTGCTTATAAAACTTTAGCAAAAAAATTAGAGTTATCAGACATTATTGATAAAACAAGTATTTTTTCACAACTAGACAAAACTAATGAAGACGTTTTACACCAAATAACTGAAATTGTAAAAAACAATTGAGATGATTTAAAAACAAAACAAAATTTTTTACAAATCATTTGTCCCATGTATGGAGGAAATTTAGGAATTGATGAAATCAATGCTGAAATCCAATATAAATTTAATAAAAATATTAATGATAAAACAAAAATATTTCAAAGAGGGGATTATAGATTTGTTGTTGATGATAAAATTATGTTTTTAAGAAATGAACCTGATTATGATTTATCAAATGGTGATGTTGGTAAAATTGTTGCATTTCAATATAATGCTTATAAGCGTTTAAAAGCTGTTGTATGTGAATTTAATGAAAAAGAAATAGTTATTAAACCATCTGATTTTATTGATGTCAAATTAGCATATGCTACTAGTGTTCATAAAACTCAAGGAAGTGAATATCAAAACGTTGTATTAGTATTAGATAATAATCCCTATAATTCAATATTTTTAACTAATTCACTTATTTATACAGCAATAACAAGAACTAAAGAAAATTTACATATTTTTAGTAGTTCACATACATTATTTGATGCAATCGAAAAAGACGAACGATTAAGACAAACAACTTTAGTTAATAAACTATTAACTATGAAATTATTTAAATAA
- a CDS encoding BspA family leucine-rich repeat surface protein — protein sequence MKKKKILFAIISSLLLTVVIAGPIIYVMNKKQKPIVNEKKENISLIKDKLQNILNSKNDGEWSVEELNQAIITANIDVAGGIVVTAGEKSQNFENKRDYHEDTYIFTGNGTSENAYKYTGSINLIHEWNEVNDTTQDISKVEDKLQNILNSKTKSEWSIEELNQAIIDKKIDVDGGIEVAKAELEPLKNESTTVDQIKYTFTGKGEVNNNYKYNGSIELVTPIISGESLADNITVYQDQNGNLLQTSEMNFSNLNAVEIYKIGFKTDGSTIQNLKTVKSLPSTLPKEITSLKAFFANSSLNSIKGISNWDTSNITSMEETFNGASNFNGDISNWDTLKVTNMFRMFQNAKNFDQDISTKNVKDQNGKEYTAWDTSNVTQMGAMFNGASNFNGDISNWDTSKVTNMLLMFNGATSFNSDISTKIVKEENGEKYTAWDTSNVTQMGAMFQGASKFNQDISKWDTSKVTDMSYMFNYSSSFNQDLSEWKTSNVTNMQVMFQCASNFNGDISNWDTSKVSNMSYMFVLADSFNQDIANWNTSKVTNMSVMFAGVSSFNSDISTKIVKDQNGEEYTAWDTSNVTNMSNMFQKALSFNQDISNWNTSKVTNMSGMFCDAFSFNQDISKWDTSRVTDMTQMFWNDHYPSFNGKEMSFNQDLTNWNVSQVTKYTEFWNDENIKWDNQPIFNK from the coding sequence ATGAAAAAGAAAAAAATATTATTTGCAATAATATCATCTTTACTACTTACAGTTGTAATTGCTGGACCCATAATTTATGTTATGAATAAAAAACAAAAACCAATTGTTAATGAGAAAAAAGAAAATATTTCATTAATCAAAGATAAATTACAAAATATTTTAAATTCAAAAAATGATGGTGAATGAAGTGTTGAAGAATTAAATCAAGCTATAATTACTGCTAATATTGATGTTGCTGGTGGAATCGTTGTTACTGCTGGTGAAAAATCACAAAACTTTGAAAATAAACGTGATTATCATGAAGATACTTACATTTTTACTGGTAATGGAACTTCTGAAAATGCTTATAAATACACTGGTTCTATTAATTTAATTCATGAGTGAAATGAAGTTAACGATACAACACAAGATATTTCTAAAGTTGAAGATAAATTACAAAATATTTTAAATTCAAAAACTAAAAGCGAATGAAGTATTGAAGAATTAAATCAAGCTATAATTGATAAAAAAATTGATGTTGATGGTGGAATTGAAGTTGCAAAAGCAGAATTAGAACCTTTAAAAAATGAATCAACAACAGTTGATCAAATAAAATACACTTTTACAGGTAAAGGTGAAGTTAATAATAATTATAAGTATAATGGCTCAATTGAATTAGTCACACCAATTATTTCTGGTGAATCATTAGCAGATAATATTACTGTTTATCAAGATCAAAATGGAAATTTATTGCAAACTAGTGAGATGAATTTTTCAAATTTAAATGCAGTTGAAATATATAAAATTGGATTTAAAACAGATGGTTCTACAATTCAAAATTTGAAAACTGTAAAATCATTACCAAGCACATTACCTAAAGAAATAACTTCATTGAAAGCTTTTTTTGCAAATTCTTCATTAAATTCAATTAAAGGGATAAGCAATTGAGATACATCAAATATTACTAGTATGGAAGAAACGTTTAATGGTGCTTCAAATTTTAATGGTGATATCTCAAATTGAGATACATTAAAAGTGACTAATATGTTCAGAATGTTTCAAAATGCTAAAAATTTTGATCAAGATATCTCTACTAAAAATGTAAAAGATCAAAATGGAAAAGAATATACAGCTTGAGATACAAGTAATGTTACCCAAATGGGGGCGATGTTTAATGGTGCTTCAAATTTTAATGGTGATATCTCAAATTGAGATACATCCAAAGTGACTAATATGTTATTAATGTTTAATGGTGCTACATCGTTTAATAGTGATATATCAACTAAAATAGTAAAAGAAGAAAATGGGGAAAAATATACAGCCTGAGATACAAGTAATGTTACCCAAATGGGAGCGATGTTTCAAGGAGCATCAAAATTTAATCAAGATATATCTAAATGAGATACATCAAAAGTTACAGATATGTCATATATGTTTAATTACAGTTCTTCGTTTAACCAAGATTTATCCGAATGAAAAACTTCAAATGTTACTAATATGCAGGTGATGTTTCAATGTGCTTCAAATTTTAATGGTGATATCTCAAATTGAGATACATCAAAAGTGAGTAATATGTCTTATATGTTTGTTTTAGCCGATTCATTTAATCAAGATATAGCAAATTGAAATACATCAAAAGTTACAAATATGTCAGTAATGTTTGCTGGGGTTTCATCGTTTAATAGTGATATATCAACTAAAATAGTAAAAGATCAAAATGGGGAAGAATATACAGCCTGAGATACAAGTAATGTTACTAATATGTCTAATATGTTTCAAAAAGCATTAAGTTTTAACCAAGATATATCAAATTGAAATACATCAAAAGTCACAAATATGTCAGGAATGTTTTGTGATGCATTTTCATTTAATCAAGATATATCTAAATGAGATACATCAAGAGTTACAGATATGACTCAAATGTTTTGAAATGATCATTACCCTTCATTCAATGGTAAAGAAATGAGTTTTAATCAAGATTTAACTAATTGAAATGTTAGTCAGGTTACTAAGTATACAGAATTTTGAAATGACGAAAATATAAAATGAGACAACCAACCAATTTTTAATAAATAA
- a CDS encoding alpha/beta hydrolase, producing MKKIYNLKTSKKYLKKYKYTFWKRFWVILLFPIIYPLSWFVTLFFNPYLFKYDRKGLDENGDEVNTFNHFLKDIKAKKLENLEIDPSAIKTFEIQHKKNQSISCVMLNNKTNKWVVALHGFKRNKYLGIRNGINLFKQGYNVVSFDAYAHGDTFGEYSDFGVTNSKLLNTVITWIKSNNKVEEIGVIGISMGGGTAVYWAQQFYLTNKVDWLVSDCALTQPVEQIRFFLKRYFKWVAWYFCSFNINGRFKKVSKTNLNDMNTQINLESIKDLPILFIHGKKDDFITYHNSIVTYYEQKKYNFSSLSELKLFENARHSESIVKHQDEYNKLINNFIKKVKK from the coding sequence ATGAAAAAAATATATAATTTAAAAACTAGTAAAAAATATTTAAAAAAATACAAATATACTTTTTGAAAAAGATTTTGAGTAATTCTTTTATTTCCTATAATTTATCCTTTAAGTTGATTCGTAACTCTTTTTTTTAATCCATATTTATTTAAATATGATAGAAAAGGGCTTGATGAAAATGGAGATGAAGTTAATACTTTTAATCACTTTTTAAAAGATATAAAAGCAAAGAAATTAGAAAATTTAGAAATAGACCCAAGTGCAATTAAAACATTTGAAATTCAACATAAAAAAAATCAATCAATTAGTTGTGTGATGTTGAATAATAAAACAAATAAATGAGTTGTAGCTTTACATGGTTTTAAACGTAATAAATACTTAGGAATTAGAAATGGGATTAATTTATTTAAACAAGGTTATAATGTTGTTAGTTTTGACGCATATGCACATGGTGACACTTTTGGTGAGTATTCAGATTTTGGGGTTACTAATTCAAAACTTTTAAACACTGTTATAACTTGAATTAAATCCAATAATAAAGTCGAAGAAATTGGTGTGATTGGTATAAGTATGGGGGGAGGTACTGCTGTTTATTGAGCTCAACAATTTTATCTAACTAATAAAGTTGATTGATTAGTTTCAGATTGTGCTTTAACCCAACCAGTTGAACAAATAAGATTTTTTTTAAAAAGATATTTTAAATGAGTTGCTTGATATTTTTGTTCTTTTAATATAAATGGAAGATTTAAAAAAGTTTCTAAAACAAATTTAAATGATATGAATACTCAGATCAATCTTGAAAGCATAAAAGATTTACCAATATTATTTATACATGGTAAAAAAGATGATTTTATTACTTATCATAATTCAATAGTTACATATTATGAACAAAAAAAATATAACTTTAGTTCTTTATCAGAATTAAAGTTATTTGAGAATGCGCGACACAGTGAAAGTATTGTTAAACATCAAGATGAATATAATAAATTAATAAATAATTTTATTAAAAAAGTTAAAAAATAA